A portion of the Vicinamibacteria bacterium genome contains these proteins:
- a CDS encoding carbohydrate ABC transporter substrate-binding protein: ALLWSYGGAEQDEAGRVIINSKETIEALKYMRALYKETMTSEIFTWDPSSNNRGILAGKLSFVQNAISVTRQAEKDNPEMSKQIQLTPALKGPVRGIAAEHVMDCYVIWNFAENKEGAKQFLVDLVDTFNTAFKASEFYNFPCFPSTVPDLGTQIANDPKAVPPDKYKVLGNVLEWATNVGFPGYASAAIDEAFNTFVLPTMFAKVAREEMTPEEGVKVAETELKRIFAKWA, translated from the coding sequence GGCCCTGCTCTGGTCCTACGGGGGGGCCGAGCAGGACGAGGCCGGCCGCGTGATCATCAACTCGAAGGAGACGATCGAGGCCCTGAAGTACATGCGGGCCCTCTACAAGGAGACCATGACCTCCGAGATCTTCACCTGGGATCCCTCCTCCAACAACCGGGGCATCCTGGCCGGCAAGCTCTCCTTCGTCCAGAACGCGATCTCCGTGACGCGGCAGGCGGAGAAGGACAATCCCGAGATGTCCAAGCAGATCCAGCTCACACCCGCCCTCAAGGGACCCGTCCGGGGGATCGCCGCCGAGCACGTCATGGACTGCTACGTGATCTGGAACTTCGCGGAGAACAAGGAGGGGGCCAAGCAGTTCTTGGTCGACCTCGTCGACACGTTCAACACCGCCTTCAAGGCCAGCGAGTTCTACAACTTCCCCTGCTTCCCCTCCACGGTCCCGGACCTCGGCACCCAGATCGCCAACGACCCCAAGGCGGTTCCTCCCGACAAGTACAAGGTCCTGGGCAACGTGCTCGAGTGGGCGACCAACGTCGGCTTCCCCGGCTACGCGAGCGCGGCCATCGACGAGGCCTTCAACACCTTCGTCCTGCCCACCATGTTCGCCAAGGTGGCCCGGGAGGAGATGACTCCCGAGGAAGGGGTCAAGGTCGCAGAGACGGAGCTGAAGCGCATTTTCGCCAAGTGGGCGTGA